One stretch of Pomacea canaliculata isolate SZHN2017 linkage group LG11, ASM307304v1, whole genome shotgun sequence DNA includes these proteins:
- the LOC112576344 gene encoding uncharacterized protein LOC112576344, whose amino-acid sequence MGSSHSHILTTALNCPPAVVREVGQKLNLKYSQEYQFPPPTDGPPVKHVYHFGKEHHQKAHCCWSCGNEVGSFLSEVFLEQESVPKAPKHPVKRKLTTNTTMRGSSLRYKDVLIVFECSFEDNDNFLDALRLWNIPVRTLTIENNQVVYIDDDKTAYAISVSAMQMYRPKRKIVVYVEMDEQLDSSEYKEIALASCTSQLILVHCKKT is encoded by the exons ATGGGGAGTAGTCACAGCCATATTTTAACCACAGCTCTAAACTGCCCACCTGCTGTAGTGAGAGAAGTGGGCCAAAAACTCAACCTAAAATACTCACAAGAATACCAGTTTCCTCCGCCTACAGACGGTCCGCCAGTTAAACATGTCTACCACTTTGGGAAGGAACATCACCAAAAGGCACATTGCTGTTGGAGTTGCGGGAACGAGGTGGGAAGCTTTCTCTCCGAAGTTTTTTTAGAACAAGAATCTG TTCCCAAGGCACCGAAACATCCTGTAAAAAGGAAGCTGACGACTAACACAACCATGCGAGGGTCTTCTCTTCGATACAAAGATGTTCTGATTGTTTTCGAATGCAGCTTCGAGGACAACGACAACTTCTTGGATGCGTTAAGACTATGGAATATCCCAGTGCGGACTCTCACAATAGAAAACAATCAAGTAGTTTACATCGACGACGACAAGACGGCTTATGCAATCAGTGTCAGTGCCATGCAGATGTACAGGCCAAAAAGGAAAATAGTTGTGTACGTTGAAATGGATGAGCAGCTTGATAGTTCAGAGTACAAAGAGATAGCCTTAGCAAGCTGTACATCGCAGCTCATTCTAGTGCATTGTAAGAAAACATAG